TCCAGGACCACCAACCGGCCGCCCGGCCGGAGCACGCGGGCCATCTCGACGACGGCGGCCTCGTAGTCGGGCATGTTCCGCAGGCCGAAGGCAACGGTGCAGGCGTCGAACGCGCCGTCCGGGAACGGGAGTGCCATCGCGTCAGCCTGGAGCAGACGAATCGACGCGCCGCGCCCGCGGATCTTGTCCGCGGCCAGTTCGAGCATCCCGCGGGAGAAGTCGGCGCCGACGACATGCGGGGCGCCCTGGCGCGCCAGCTCCAGTGCCAGGTCGGCGGTGCCGGTCGCCACGTCGAGCACCTGCCGGGCACCCCCGGCGACCGCCTCGCGGGCGGCCAGGCGCCGCCAGGCGACATCGCGCCCGAGGCTCATGAGCCGGTTCATCAAGTCGTAGCGCCGGACGATGCGATCGAACATCGCCCGGACCTCGGGCGGCTGCCGCAGCGCCCCACGTGCTCCGCGCCGTGGCGTCTCGGTTTCGGTCCCGGTCACGCCTCGCCTCCCCCTCATGCCTGCGCAGGTCCAGCACCGCGCGCCCGAACTGTGGCACGGAGACGATCCCCGCGGCAAGGCTTTCCGTCCAAGCAGTGGTCGCGACACGCTTTGGCGGGCGTGAGTCCGCCGCTCAGGCTGGGGCGTGATACCGAATGCAGGTGATTGCTTGTATTCGTGATGCTCCTATGTCAAGGGTTGGGGCTGGCGAGGTACGGCTGTCATCCTGAGCGGAACGAGGGATCTCATGTGGTGATGCTGAGCACCGGGGGCACGACCAACCGTTCGGTATCGGGGTGAGCCGGTCGATCGAGAGCTCGCGCGATATGTCGCCTGAAAGCGCCGAAGCGCGCCGCCGCTCTGGTTCACCACCGACCACACTGCCAAACTCAGCCACCGGCGGCGCGGTCCAGCTCGCGGGACGTCAGCGACGGTGCTGTGTACGCCTACGTCCGAGCGCGTTACCAGTAGCGCCGGCCGGCAGGAACCCGGGTTCCCGAGGACCCGTTCAGACCCGGCTCCCGGCCCCTGGTCACCGCCATCGCTCACGGGATATGTATCGTTGTAGCGGCCGGGACGAGCATCACCTCTCGGCCAGCCAGCTCCCCCGCGACGGTTCGCCCGCCTTCGGCACTACACCGCCATGGCGGCCTCGCGGCGCTCGGCTCGCTGCGCGGCCAGCGCGAGGGCGTGGTCCACGATGCGGCCCGGGATGTTCACGCCCGTGGTGTGGATGCTGTTGCGGAACTCCATCGTGGCGTTGACCTCGTTCACCAGGAGCCCACGGTCCGGGTCCTCGAACAGGTCGATCGCCAGCACCCCGCCGCCGACCGCGCGGGCGACTGCGCTGCACAGCTC
This genomic window from Sphaerobacter thermophilus DSM 20745 contains:
- the ubiE gene encoding bifunctional demethylmenaquinone methyltransferase/2-methoxy-6-polyprenyl-1,4-benzoquinol methylase UbiE, translated to MTGTETETPRRGARGALRQPPEVRAMFDRIVRRYDLMNRLMSLGRDVAWRRLAAREAVAGGARQVLDVATGTADLALELARQGAPHVVGADFSRGMLELAADKIRGRGASIRLLQADAMALPFPDGAFDACTVAFGLRNMPDYEAAVVEMARVLRPGGRLVVLEMTPLRVPVLRTLFRWYFDRLVPLIGGLISGDRDAYRYLPTSVSAFPPAEELAAIMTRAGLATVRYQYLMMRTVALHVGVKPGTTPR